One Pasteurella dagmatis DNA segment encodes these proteins:
- a CDS encoding hydrogenase 4 subunit F: MWINILLLAPLLIALACFVAARINSQNLSTSLHITGLILTALFSLKLGADVLSQGALSTEGHWFYVDSLSAIFVGIIGIVGLLAGLYSIGYMKKELELGEFNEQQYGNYYGFFHLFFFTMLLSVMTNNIVVMWVGIEATTLSSAFLVGAYGKRTSLEAAWKYIIICSVGVAFGLYGTLLVFADASNILADPEQAIFWTKINENATALDPHLIHLAFIFILIGFGTKCGLFPMHTWLPDAHSEAPSPVSAILSGILLNCAMLVVLRYYILTNKAVGPEFAQNLLLIFGIISVAIAALFIIAQRDIKRLLAYSSIENMGLIAVGFGIGGPLGVFAGLLHTINHSLAKTLLFCASGNILVKYHSRDMQDIKGLWKTMPITAVLFAGGALALSGVPPFNLFISELALVTAGITTGHIGLMIFCLILLTIVLAALAKMVLNTVLGEKPEHIETGEFSIITIVPMAALLGLMLMFGLYLCEPILQLLTSAVNIVLGQNNATLTDALLPWLPLNQ; the protein is encoded by the coding sequence ATGTGGATTAACATCTTATTACTTGCACCATTACTAATTGCCCTAGCTTGCTTTGTAGCTGCGCGGATTAATAGTCAAAATCTCAGTACGAGTTTACACATAACTGGCTTAATTCTGACCGCACTTTTTTCACTCAAACTGGGCGCTGATGTCCTTTCTCAGGGCGCTCTCAGCACAGAAGGACACTGGTTTTATGTTGATAGCTTGTCAGCTATTTTTGTGGGAATCATTGGTATTGTCGGTTTATTAGCAGGTCTTTATTCCATTGGTTATATGAAAAAAGAGTTGGAATTAGGTGAGTTTAACGAACAACAATACGGTAATTATTACGGTTTCTTCCATCTTTTCTTCTTCACAATGCTACTTTCTGTAATGACAAACAACATCGTTGTGATGTGGGTGGGCATTGAAGCGACAACCTTAAGTTCCGCTTTCTTAGTGGGTGCTTATGGTAAACGTACCTCTCTAGAAGCCGCTTGGAAATACATCATTATTTGTTCTGTTGGGGTAGCATTCGGCTTATACGGTACCTTGCTTGTTTTCGCCGATGCAAGCAACATTCTAGCAGATCCTGAACAAGCAATTTTCTGGACAAAAATTAATGAAAATGCGACCGCACTTGATCCACATTTAATTCATCTTGCTTTTATATTTATTCTTATCGGGTTTGGTACAAAATGCGGGTTATTCCCAATGCACACTTGGTTACCCGATGCGCACAGTGAGGCCCCAAGCCCTGTTAGTGCGATTCTTTCAGGAATATTACTAAATTGTGCAATGTTAGTCGTGTTACGTTACTACATTCTCACCAATAAAGCAGTCGGTCCTGAATTTGCACAAAATCTATTGCTCATCTTCGGTATTATTTCTGTAGCTATAGCGGCCTTATTTATCATTGCACAACGTGATATCAAACGCTTACTCGCTTACTCAAGTATTGAAAATATGGGTTTAATTGCAGTAGGTTTTGGTATTGGTGGTCCACTCGGTGTCTTTGCTGGACTACTACATACCATAAACCACAGTTTAGCGAAAACCTTATTATTCTGTGCATCAGGAAACATTTTAGTGAAATATCACAGTCGTGATATGCAAGATATCAAAGGCTTGTGGAAAACAATGCCAATTACTGCTGTATTATTTGCCGGCGGTGCGCTTGCATTGAGTGGCGTACCACCATTTAACTTATTTATCAGTGAATTGGCTCTAGTGACAGCAGGAATTACAACTGGTCATATAGGCTTAATGATCTTCTGCTTAATCTTGCTCACTATCGTATTAGCAGCGCTTGCAAAAATGGTATTAAATACTGTACTTGGTGAGAAACCAGAGCATATTGAAACTGGTGAATTTTCTATTATTACAATCGTTCCAATGGCTGCCTTGCTTGGCTTAATGTTAATGTTTGGCTTGTATCTTTGTGAGCCGATACTGCAATTACTTACTTCCGCAGTAAATATTGTTCTAGGACAAAACAATGCCACATTAACTGATGCATTATTACCTTGGTTACCATTAAATCAATAG
- a CDS encoding NADH-quinone oxidoreductase subunit B family protein, with amino-acid sequence MTSFQNFQVQPLTVDEQIAKLKGKLLKDIQRSAYVYRVDCGGCNGCEIEIFSTITPVFDAERFGIKVVASPRHADILLFTGAVTRAMLAPALRAYEAAPDPKICVSYGACGCSGGIFHDLYCVWGGSDKIVPIDVYIPGCPPTPAATIYGFAMALGLLDQKLKGKQEIANPNVEAQVRFPTVPADLRIELEREARRLAGYRQGGDIANRYLQMMSAKEDIPFGVRLGEYLEREGDPRLSEIMHRLHRISFPFSG; translated from the coding sequence ATGACCTCATTCCAAAATTTCCAAGTGCAACCTTTAACTGTTGATGAACAAATTGCCAAGCTCAAAGGTAAATTACTTAAAGATATCCAACGTTCGGCTTATGTTTATCGTGTTGACTGTGGTGGATGTAACGGTTGTGAAATTGAGATTTTCAGTACCATTACACCAGTGTTTGATGCAGAACGTTTCGGGATAAAAGTCGTCGCTTCACCACGCCACGCAGATATTCTTCTGTTTACCGGAGCGGTCACTCGTGCAATGTTAGCACCTGCATTAAGAGCTTATGAAGCTGCACCCGATCCAAAAATCTGTGTCTCTTATGGCGCTTGTGGTTGTAGTGGTGGGATCTTCCACGACTTATATTGTGTATGGGGCGGTAGCGACAAAATTGTACCAATTGATGTGTATATCCCAGGCTGTCCACCAACACCCGCAGCCACCATTTATGGTTTTGCAATGGCACTCGGATTGCTTGATCAAAAACTCAAAGGCAAACAAGAAATTGCTAATCCAAATGTTGAAGCGCAAGTGCGTTTCCCAACTGTGCCAGCGGATCTACGTATTGAATTAGAACGTGAAGCCAGACGTTTAGCCGGTTATCGCCAAGGTGGCGATATTGCAAATCGCTATTTACAAATGATGTCCGCAAAAGAAGACATTCCATTTGGCGTACGCCTTGGCGAATATTTAGAACGTGAAGGCGATCCTAGATTAAGTGAAATTATGCATCGCTTACATAGAATTAGTTTTCCATTTTCAGGTTAA
- the hycI gene encoding hydrogenase maturation peptidase HycI produces MNIVLCVGNSMMGDDAAGIMLYEMLNKNPLPNWQALNGGSTPENQVHTIRQLKPECLVIVDATEMDLPVGEIRFVDKALIADMFIMSTHNLPLNFLIEQLEEDIPNVHFIGIQPDIVSFMFPMTESVKQGVEKIYDALKHWENGPHFASL; encoded by the coding sequence ATGAACATCGTGCTTTGCGTAGGAAACAGTATGATGGGCGATGATGCAGCAGGCATTATGCTCTATGAAATGCTGAATAAAAATCCGCTCCCAAATTGGCAGGCACTCAATGGCGGATCAACACCAGAAAATCAAGTGCATACCATTCGCCAACTCAAACCTGAGTGTTTGGTGATTGTTGATGCTACTGAAATGGATTTGCCAGTCGGTGAAATTCGTTTCGTTGATAAAGCGCTGATTGCTGATATGTTCATCATGAGTACACATAATTTACCGCTCAATTTTTTAATTGAGCAACTAGAAGAAGATATTCCCAATGTTCACTTTATTGGTATTCAACCCGATATCGTGTCATTTATGTTCCCAATGACGGAGTCTGTTAAACAAGGTGTTGAAAAAATCTATGATGCTTTAAAACATTGGGAAAATGGACCGCACTTTGCATCACTTTAA
- a CDS encoding formate hydrogenlyase maturation HycH family protein encodes MDRYSQYSQPVVLFYALNQKFVDSDEDVPEQSQQVMYYSLAIGHHVGVIDCFKPILQCTYEQYKQWLDKLPESESKRKLAGLIKFGEIMIDVTHINGLALILSKNRPHFSDQECEWTDILMANFAAIQKEPAMYLMVKRKG; translated from the coding sequence ATGGATCGTTACAGTCAATATTCACAACCCGTTGTTTTGTTCTATGCCTTAAATCAAAAGTTTGTTGATAGCGATGAAGATGTGCCAGAACAAAGTCAACAAGTGATGTACTACTCGCTTGCGATCGGACATCACGTCGGTGTGATTGATTGTTTCAAGCCTATTCTCCAATGTACATATGAACAATACAAACAATGGCTTGATAAATTGCCAGAAAGTGAGTCAAAACGAAAATTAGCCGGATTAATCAAATTTGGTGAAATTATGATTGATGTCACACACATCAACGGTTTGGCGTTAATTCTCAGTAAAAATCGACCGCACTTTTCTGATCAAGAATGTGAATGGACTGACATTTTAATGGCAAATTTTGCAGCGATTCAAAAAGAACCTGCAATGTATTTAATGGTCAAAAGAAAAGGATAG
- a CDS encoding hydrogenase large subunit — protein MELNQNAVVGQQIGKNYVAALAQKFPNTILEEEWSTDDQVTLTIKTNMLPEVVEWLYYENNGWLSVLFGNDERALNGHYAVYYVLSMEGDIKSWVVIKALVDANTLEYPSVTPRVPAAVWGEREVRDMYGLIPVGLPDERRLVLPDDWPDGLYPLRKDSMDYRLRPEPTTETETYEFINEKGEGRIVPVGPLHITSDEPGHFRLFVDGEDIVDADYRLFYVHRGMEKLAETRMDYDQVTFLADRVCGICGFTHSVAYANSVENALGLIVPERAQWIRALLLEVERLHSHMLNIGLSSHFVGFDTGFMQFFRVREKSMTLAEILTGARKTYGINLIGGIRRDILKEQRNTCIQLIREMRQGFTELIDILLNTPNMKQRTVNIGRLESQIARDYSPVGPLVRGSGFKRDVRKYHPFSSYDKIPFDTYHADSCDVFGRLSVRIKETFECMNMVEYMVDNLPEGPLLSEGFTYKPHKFALGITEAPRGEDIHWSMLGDNQKLYRWRCRAATYANWPVLRYMLRGNTVSDAPLIIGSVDPCYSCTDRVTVVDVRKRKAQVIDYKEMERYGIERKNSPLK, from the coding sequence ATGGAGTTAAATCAAAATGCGGTTGTCGGTCAACAAATCGGAAAAAACTATGTTGCCGCACTTGCACAAAAATTTCCAAATACGATTTTAGAGGAAGAATGGTCAACAGATGATCAAGTCACTTTAACGATTAAAACCAATATGTTACCTGAAGTCGTAGAATGGCTTTATTACGAAAATAATGGTTGGCTTTCTGTGCTGTTCGGTAACGATGAAAGAGCACTTAATGGTCACTATGCGGTCTATTATGTTTTATCAATGGAAGGCGATATTAAAAGTTGGGTAGTGATTAAAGCATTAGTCGATGCCAACACGCTTGAATATCCATCTGTCACACCAAGAGTGCCAGCTGCAGTTTGGGGAGAACGTGAAGTTCGCGATATGTATGGGCTTATTCCTGTGGGATTACCTGACGAACGCCGCTTAGTATTACCAGATGACTGGCCTGATGGTCTCTACCCTTTACGCAAAGACTCGATGGACTACCGTTTACGTCCTGAACCGACTACTGAAACAGAAACATACGAATTTATCAATGAAAAGGGCGAAGGTCGCATTGTTCCAGTTGGTCCATTACACATTACGTCTGACGAACCGGGACATTTTCGTTTATTCGTGGACGGGGAAGATATTGTCGATGCTGATTACCGATTGTTCTACGTGCATCGTGGAATGGAAAAACTCGCGGAAACACGAATGGATTATGATCAAGTCACCTTCCTTGCTGACCGCGTTTGTGGAATTTGTGGTTTTACACATAGTGTTGCTTATGCTAATTCCGTTGAAAATGCACTGGGTCTTATAGTACCAGAACGTGCTCAATGGATTCGTGCGTTATTGTTAGAAGTCGAACGTTTACACAGCCATATGTTAAATATTGGATTATCAAGCCACTTCGTTGGTTTTGATACTGGCTTTATGCAATTCTTCCGTGTACGTGAAAAATCAATGACCTTAGCTGAAATTCTCACTGGAGCACGTAAAACTTACGGTATTAACTTAATCGGAGGTATTCGTCGCGACATTCTCAAAGAGCAACGCAATACCTGTATTCAATTAATTCGCGAAATGCGTCAAGGTTTTACGGAACTGATTGATATTCTCTTAAACACTCCAAATATGAAACAGCGCACTGTAAATATTGGTCGTTTAGAAAGCCAAATTGCACGTGATTACAGCCCTGTTGGCCCGTTAGTGCGTGGTAGTGGTTTTAAACGTGATGTACGTAAATATCACCCATTCTCAAGCTATGACAAAATACCATTTGATACCTATCACGCTGACAGCTGTGATGTATTTGGTCGTTTAAGTGTGCGTATTAAAGAAACCTTTGAATGTATGAATATGGTGGAATATATGGTAGATAACTTACCAGAAGGTCCATTACTTTCTGAAGGTTTCACTTATAAACCACATAAATTTGCATTAGGGATTACTGAAGCGCCTCGTGGTGAAGATATTCACTGGTCAATGTTAGGCGATAACCAAAAGCTCTACCGCTGGCGTTGTCGTGCTGCAACTTATGCAAACTGGCCTGTACTTCGCTATATGTTGCGTGGCAATACAGTTTCTGATGCACCATTGATTATTGGTAGTGTCGATCCTTGCTATTCTTGTACTGACCGTGTGACCGTTGTCGATGTTCGAAAACGTAAAGCACAAGTCATTGATTACAAAGAAATGGAACGCTATGGCATCGAACGTAAAAATTCGCCATTAAAATAG
- a CDS encoding formate hydrogenlyase complex iron-sulfur subunit has protein sequence MFKLLKTVFKTGDATVKYPFKPLDVHPDVRGRPEFNSDQCIVCSACTMACPANALTMRTDAVTGDRTWSLFLARCIFCGRCEEVCPTKAIRLTNDFELAVANKDDLLQETTFTTVSCANCHQPFTSHKELNYTIALLKQSGLNDEQIQRQQAILSCCPECRRQLSLDKTSHMGKVMGAKFAHYQQEENK, from the coding sequence ATGTTTAAACTTTTGAAAACAGTCTTTAAGACTGGCGATGCCACAGTTAAATATCCGTTTAAACCCTTAGACGTTCACCCTGATGTGCGTGGCAGACCTGAATTTAATTCCGATCAATGCATAGTCTGCTCTGCCTGTACGATGGCTTGCCCTGCTAATGCATTAACAATGCGAACTGATGCCGTAACTGGAGATCGCACTTGGTCACTTTTTTTAGCTCGCTGTATTTTCTGTGGTCGCTGTGAAGAAGTTTGCCCAACCAAAGCCATTCGCTTAACTAATGATTTTGAGTTAGCCGTTGCGAATAAAGACGATTTATTACAAGAAACTACATTTACAACCGTAAGTTGTGCCAACTGCCACCAGCCGTTCACAAGCCACAAAGAGCTTAACTATACGATTGCATTGTTAAAACAATCTGGTTTAAACGATGAGCAAATTCAACGCCAACAAGCCATTTTATCTTGCTGTCCTGAATGTCGCCGTCAATTATCACTAGATAAAACCAGCCATATGGGCAAAGTAATGGGGGCTAAATTTGCCCATTATCAACAGGAGGAAAACAAATGA